The Aspergillus nidulans FGSC A4 chromosome VIII genome contains the following window.
TTCCACACATTCAGCGATCCAGGGCCTGTTTTATTCACCGAATCACCGGAAGCAGGAGCCCGTGACAGGCTCTGGTGGTGCATCCCGTGATTAGGCTCATCTCCACATCCCCCATTTTACGGGCTCGTATCGAGGCCAAGCGCCCCGGAATAACAGAAGTAGGGCTTGCCCTTTCTATAGGAGCGttgtactccgtacaaaGGTGTAGTATATCCATAGTCTCTCCTGCAATGGCTCCCGTTGAGGGAGGAATAGCCGCCAGCCgcctatatatattcatcCAAAACAACCTATAAACCCGGTGGCAATATTCATTCCAATGGAAAAAGCAACGGCATCAGTGTCGAGAAACATGAAAACAGGAAGCAGATACTCCGCGGATAAACAAAGAATTTATAATCCCTGGACTTTGAGCATGAGAGATAGCCACCAGACGAGGAAATTTTAGAGGTCATCGGCGTTGGACACAGCTCCACTCATACTATGAAGTATCAATCAGCATTGCGAAACAAAATCCAACGTCGGATACCAGGCCGCCACTTACCACTCTTCCCGCTTCATCGCCAGTATAGACAACTTGGGGAAACGCCTGGATACAACTAATTCCGGCGGCTATATTTGCACCGTTGTCGCGGTTGTTATCAATGTGATGGAGCTGGCGGATcaactccagctcaaagCGACCATTTCTGATGATCTTGCTCCAGACCTACAACGTGTTAGGTCCGCGCCTGGGCCCTGGGAGTCGTTACTTACATTGACAACACCCCTTTTATGGCCGGTAAAGACCAGCTCGCGCTCTTGCCATTCGTCGCCGACTCCTTCGTAGAAAACACAGGCCAACGTCGTATCATCGGATGACTCGCAGACTACCTGTTCAAGCAATACGGCTCCATTCAGCGAGTATAGCGTGATGCGGTTCCCTCGACAAACAGCGATTTCTCCAGTCACATTATTGATTTGGGCACACTGAGCTCGCATTAGTTGGGTTGAATGATAAGAATTGGGGACTAGAGCATACATCAACAGGCCCTTTCAATGGAAGCTCCCGCAAAAAGCACTGACGGTTTAAATCCCAGAGCATAAGCTGACCGTCGATCGACGCAGACAACAGGGTGCTAAAGGACCGGGACACTGCAAGTACAGTCACTGGTGTGCGGTGCCCGAACAAAGATCCCGCAGGTTGCAGGTCAACAGATCTTGAATTTGCCGTGAAGGTCCATATTGAGACGGTGCAGTCGGCGCCTGAAGTAACCAGCGTTCGGGAGTCCGCGAAGGCTGCAGCGGTCAGCTGGCCCACGTGAAGGTGCTCGAAGTGGCCAAGAAGCTATATAGTATTAGTATTAGGTACCATAGACAATGAAGAGATTACCTTTCGATTGTCTGTGGAATAGAATCTGACGCTACCATCAAAGAATCCCCATTCCAAATACTTATCATAATTTGGTGGTATGTTGAGTCGCAACGCAGCGGTACACAGTAAACGGTCGTTCCTCATGCATAGAGACGAAACTCGTTCTCCAGTTTCTAGGAGCACGTTAGGGTTGGAATGGCTTTGTAATGTTTAGGAACTCACCTAGGAGCGCGATAGGAAGCTGGGTAAGCGACTCAGCGAGAGTATCTAGCCGTAGAGTCTTGTGCTTATGTACCTCACTTTGAGGATGGGGTCGATTGAATATCTGATGTGGTGTCTGCCCAAAGTTGTGAATAATCCCTATGGTGGCAAGCCGCTCAACGGGATCATTTATAGCGTCGAGATCCTTAGCACCTTGGTAGGAGAGATGGTGGAAAACATTGACCGCTTCGACAGCAGCCTCGCCTTTTTGCTTGCATCCGAAGACCAAATCAATCCAATGGTGCAAATTCCGTGTCACATAAGGgctttccagcgcttctCGGTTTTTGGCTATGAAAATCTTTGGATCACCCTTCGCCCACGGTGGCAATTCCACCGAGTCAATTGTTGTTGCCATGTTTTGAAGCACTCCAAAGTCGTACTTGTTGGAGTTGACTAGGAACTCAGGGAGATAGAAGAACTCTGGTATTAACTCCCTCACATCTGACATGTTGCCTCGTGAGGCGGACTCCCAAGCCTTGCCGACCGAATAAAAGAGACGGTCAGCATGGTCGAAAGTCCCTCCCTGCAGTAAAAGATACGACTTCACAAAAGGCTGCAAGCGAATCAAATAGGAGCTCACAATCATCGCTGAAGAATAATGAGTCCCGTAATGAAATGGTGGTGAATCACCGTCACCCATTTCCGCAAAAGCTTGATACCGTTCTCTAAAGTCAGCCTCTCGTTCCGGTGTTTGGCAGCCCATCGGCTTGGATAAGTCACGGAAGCTTTTCATATTGGTGAGATCCAGCTCCTGGCTCGTATAGTCGGCAATCACCCAGGGGAAAACCGGATACTGCGTTAAATCGTTAAATGTCCGACCGGCGAGTGTGTTGATCAACATAAGGTAATGGAAGTTGGAGATCTCCCCCTTTACCCATTTACGAGTTGCTGGATAAACCGGCGAGTGCCCGAAGACGCTGGCAAACTTTGAGCCAAGAGATTGTGGCGCGTCTTCAGAACTTCTGAGAGTCTCAAACCGCCATATATCCTCCGGCCGCGAGTGTCCAACGTTTCCTGTAACTTGCGGAGCCTTGCCAGCAAGCTGGCTGCACAAAATATCTCGAGCTTTGGATGAAATGAGCGTCAACAGATAGCTGCTTCCATCGGTAAAAAAGATCTCAAGCGCAACATCCCGAAACAGGAATCGTCTCTTGGATATACTAACGAGGTCCGTCCATTTCCAGCTTCTAGTTTCGTATTCCTGGGGTTTACGCTCACTGGCTTCTCTGCCGGCAATCATGCGGACGTAAGGGTCACGCTCGTCACTGGGAGCTTGCGAAACGTTGACTATTTCGCCATCGACTCTCTGGAAGAAATTGTCAAGGATGTATATATggtctttgccttgaatTAGTAGCCCTTCAAAGGCTTCTAACCCAACAATCCGGGAAACATTGCAAAGattctcgacttcatcgCCGCGATGTAAGCTTCTCATAACTTTCCGGTTCTTGTCGTCATAGTCTTCGAGATCCGCCGCTGGATCACTGATCATCTCGAAGCTTTCTTCCATGACACTCGCATTGTCAGGCCCAATGCCGTGAGAACTGTCAGTTGATCGCTCATCATCCAACGGGGGAGCAAGAGTCTTGCCGTTAGAGGGCCCTGATGCGTCCACCTTAACAACAGGAGGTTCCGATGCTTTGCGTTTCGGTTGATAGTCTTGTCTCTCCTTTGTGTCGTCGGGGACAATGCGTAGTCGCATGCGGCTCCTTCCTTCAGTCTGGTCTAGTCGCCAtttcctctctttttcttctgccagAATGCCTCCAAATCGTCGTAAGTCAAGCGTTAACCGAAAGAATTCGTTCCACATAAAAACATGGCTatcctgctggtcttgtaggGCCCTATGATATCTCAAAAGCTCAGAGTTGGCTATGTTCGAGCTCCAATGAGGAAACGTGACTTCATGCCTGCGCGTCACTTCATCTCTTGCTTTCTCCATTTGGCTTATCTGTTTGAGCCTTTCATGGCGCTTCGTCATCCGGATACGCCACGAAGTCTCTATGGCCGTATTTTGCTGGTGTATGAAGTCTTCCCATGATTTTGAAACATTTCCCAGGAATAAGGTATTCAAATCGTCTGCGTGGTTGTCTATCCATTCCAAGAAGGCAGCGTCATCCATGCCTGCAAGGGCTTCGAAGCCCCCAGAAAGACGTTCTTGAAGGGGAACTGCTGCATGGTTCAGTATCACGAATAGTTCGGCTGGCTTCTGAACCATGATAACTCGGAAAAGACCCGCAGCAGCCACACGGACGTCCTTGTTCTCATCTATCAACTTGGTGTAAAGAAGATAGCACAGCAGTTGCAAATTGTCCGCTTGGGACTCGCCTGCCTGAAGGAGTACCACTTGCCAGTAGGACAGGCAGTTGAGAAAGGACAACGCATCCGGACCTTGAACCTCGGAAAGCTTAACTAGAACAACGCGGAATAAGTTTGAGCGGATTGTAGCGATAATCTGGCTACATAGCCTTATGCTCTTCAGGGACGAGACATCCGGCCGTTGAAGATATTCCAGAATTGTTCCCGAAAATTCGAGAGTCGCCATCGCCCCGTCGATAAACCATCCTTCTAATGTCGCTTCCGCTAAATGAGTTGTGAAACGTCCCAAGTTGGTAATAACGCGTGGCTCTGCTAACAACTCAGTCTTTGAGAACGCGACGTCCTTCAACATTTGAAGCAGTTTTGTTAACACCCAAGAGTTAAAGTATGCTTGGTGTTCCAGAAAGCCCGGCGGCGTCTTGGAAAAAAGACCCAACCCAGAGAAGTCTTTCCGCTCCAAGAGTTGCTCTGAGAAGATTGACAATATTAGGCATAGAATACGCGAAAGAAATGGATGCTCTGTGAGCCCTTCAATATCCATACTCCCTAGAGCAAACGAATGCTTTATTTGCAAGGGAGAACGTGATTGTTTCCCTCCATGTTGTGatacgaggatgaaggaggacGATCGGGGTAAAGATGAGCTAGTCTCATCGCGGGTCCCGGAGTGCTCAACGGTCGTTGTGTGCAGCTCATTTGTGTTCCGCGATTGAGGAGGGCTGGCTCTGGAGTTATGAtcatcgaggccgaggccacTCACTCGGTAAGATAATTCTATGTCTGCACTGACAGAGTCCGAACCGACGACAACAGGGAAAAGGACAGAAAGCACGTCTTCTGCGTACTCGGATTTGGACGCGAACTCACGAAAGCCCTCTGATTTCAGGTGCAAGCCGGCAAGGAATTCAATAACCGTTGCAAGAAGTAACGCTTCCTGATCATTTGTATCGACGGGTACGGGGTGAGCCATGAGGGGCCGAGCAGTTTGGTCTAGGTCAAGACCGTGCAGACTCCCATGGGCCATGACAGACTTCCTCAGAGCACTTCGCATCATGTCCGCAATGACGGGAAATATCTCAGGAAAACAAACTTTGACTTCATTCGCCATTAATACTCGGCAAAGTGAAGCATTGTCGAATAGTCTGTCAGCCATCGTTGTACCGAGATCTATACCAAAGAGGACCGAGAAGCAAAGGGGCCATAAGATAGGAATGTTCCACCATCGTCTCAAGCAGCCTCGCATGATAATATACCCATTATTCTTTTCCTTAAACCTCTTGTTATAAGTGCTGCCGTTGGTCACAAGCACCTTAGCGAGGATCCTACTTGCTAGAACAACGATTTCTGGCTCGTCTTCACACATGAGATAGAGAAGCCACTATGAAATAGTTAGATAATATGAAGTCTAACCCCATGTCCACGTACCTTATTTGTAACGGTTCTGGCGAATTTCTTTATTAGCGCCAGGTCACGGGTGTCGCAGACAAGTGAACAGAGCATTCGTAGCATTTCAGTAGCAACCTGACTTGTAGACATACTCGGGCCTTTGTTAGATGGGAAACCCTGCCGCCCTGAATTCGTCCTAAATCGCAtacttttcttcttctgcaatcCGCTGGACTCTTTGGGCTTGTGTAGTGCATGTGTGATAAACAGAGCTAAAGAGCGAAGCAAATCAGCTGACAAACAACTCTCCATCAATGACCTGAACGCAGAAACAAATGGCCGCAGCACTTGCGACGAGACGCTTCCTCCTTTAAGAGCCTCGAGCAATTTCTTGTTAACACCTAGTCTGTGTAAGCCAAGTCTTCGAGATAATGAAGTTTTCGAGACGTACGCATCCGCGCAAGGCGCTTGGAGTTAAACCGGCGGAACTGACTCTCCCTCGCAAATACGCAGAACTGTGAGTAGTACAGTTCTACCAGAGAAGGCGCGCCGTATTTCCAGATCTCTAGGTCCACGAGCAATACCCTATAAGCGAGGGGATTCGTGATTATCGAGCGGGTTGGCTGTTCAAAGTCGTACCCAACAAACTTCAGAGTCAGCCGTAGAAGATCAAGAGACAGAGCAGACCGTTGCTCATCGTTGGAACAAACGGCGGCCACTTTGGTCGAGGCCCACCCATAACCAAGTTTCTCTCGAAGTATTGTAGCGAGGATTCCATagccattttctttttccattACTTCACTATTTCGCCAACTGTCCTGCACTGCCTCGTATAACGCTTCAACTGCAAGAAGAGTAGACTCAAT
Protein-coding sequences here:
- a CDS encoding Beige/BEACH domain protein (transcript_id=CADANIAT00002485), whose product is MNQAVSLSPHSSLTQSPFVEFAPVIDELKSICDDYIDISLTGTVTECLLRLRHTLIDNPRPTEAKELFRQLSGFQTLLSLIRKLSEIYTPSVHTKEERRSLLAVYKDCLTILAECLRDHLGNKRHFANRIPGGGQLVLEEAFSTLILKLDAAQGDVEYFCGSVLAASLCQETVVDVFTALSTKLQKTDESEITPDAVEKEVGRFIGASDIIEAPELLGPFLRVWLKHSFLFKPVQTVLRLAVPSCLNRLATQSQRNVMILHNTGAFSLTLPLLLGENLLRTEKLFYQELAQQLCTQGTKNMDDAVYLYKKAHKCPKALKFLVDVLKRSKEPPLIQFDLSLYGFSSLEFATIGRSFPPVTTNGFTLAVWARFDHFDPSTHTTIFGAFDSSQTCFILAYLEKDTRNFILQTSIKGSRPSVRFKSMAFEPNKWYHICVVHKKPKPPSHSRALLFVDGEFIEQQKIEYPCVPLPSAQNRSPRVQAFFGTPRDLAMKLGRGVSSSRWSLANAILLGEAHSDDMIAVFYNLGPRYYGNFQDCLGSFQTYKASATLNLRNEHLHPGKEEQSDIVIAIRRKASTLVRESGILINVSARSILDDDDSNAMDGSQLVKSLSKQARKLLNQFTKGGGNAIAINGASPAINDALIQPHGVGILTGDPVVTSPHSLDDMSWRIGGCASVHLSLIYSASSIESTLLAVEALYEAVQDSWRNSEVMEKENGYGILATILREKLGYGWASTKVAAVCSNDEQRSALSLDLLRLTLKFVGYDFEQPTRSIITNPLAYRVLLVDLEIWKYGAPSLVELYYSQFCVFARESQFRRFNSKRLARMRVNKKLLEALKGGSVSSQVLRPFVSAFRSLMESCLSADLLRSLALFITHALHKPKESSGLQKKKSMRFRTNSGRQGFPSNKGPSMSTSQVATEMLRMLCSLVCDTRDLALIKKFARTVTNKWLLYLMCEDEPEIVVLASRILAKVLVTNGSTYNKRFKEKNNGYIIMRGCLRRWWNIPILWPLCFSVLFGIDLGTTMADRLFDNASLCRVLMANEVKVCFPEIFPVIADMMRSALRKSVMAHGSLHGLDLDQTARPLMAHPVPVDTNDQEALLLATVIEFLAGLHLKSEGFREFASKSEYAEDVLSVLFPVVVGSDSVSADIELSYRVSGLGLDDHNSRASPPQSRNTNELHTTTVEHSGTRDETSSSLPRSSSFILVSQHGGKQSRSPLQIKHSFALGSMDIEGLTEHPFLSRILCLILSIFSEQLLERKDFSGLGLFSKTPPGFLEHQAYFNSWVLTKLLQMLKDVAFSKTELLAEPRVITNLGRFTTHLAEATLEGWFIDGAMATLEFSGTILEYLQRPDVSSLKSIRLCSQIIATIRSNLFRVVLVKLSEVQGPDALSFLNCLSYWQVVLLQAGESQADNLQLLCYLLYTKLIDENKDVRVAAAGLFRVIMVQKPAELFVILNHAAVPLQERLSGGFEALAGMDDAAFLEWIDNHADDLNTLFLGNVSKSWEDFIHQQNTAIETSWRIRMTKRHERLKQISQMEKARDEVTRRHEVTFPHWSSNIANSELLRYHRALQDQQDSHVFMWNEFFRLTLDLRRFGGILAEEKERKWRLDQTEGRSRMRLRIVPDDTKERQDYQPKRKASEPPVVKVDASGPSNGKTLAPPLDDERSTDSSHGIGPDNASVMEESFEMISDPAADLEDYDDKNRKVMRSLHRGDEVENLCNVSRIVGLEAFEGLLIQGKDHIYILDNFFQRVDGEIVNVSQAPSDERDPYVRMIAGREASERKPQEYETRSWKWTDLVSISKRRFLFRDVALEIFFTDGSSYLLTLISSKARDILCSQLAGKAPQVTGNVGHSRPEDIWRFETLRSSEDAPQSLGSKFASVFGHSPVYPATRKWVKGEISNFHYLMLINTLAGRTFNDLTQYPVFPWVIADYTSQELDLTNMKSFRDLSKPMGCQTPEREADFRERYQAFAEMGDGDSPPFHYGTHYSSAMIVSSYLIRLQPFVKSYLLLQGGTFDHADRLFYSVGKAWESASRGNMSDVRELIPEFFYLPEFLVNSNKYDFGVLQNMATTIDSVELPPWAKGDPKIFIAKNREALESPYVTRNLHHWIDLVFGCKQKGEAAVEAVNVFHHLSYQGAKDLDAINDPVERLATIGIIHNFGQTPHQIFNRPHPQSEVHKHKTLRLDTLAESLTQLPIALLETGERVSSLCMRNDRLLCTAALRLNIPPNYDKYLEWGFFDGSVRFYSTDNRKLLGHFEHLHVGQLTAAAFADSRTLVTSGADCTVSIWTFTANSRSVDLQPAGSLFGHRTPVTVLAVSRSFSTLLSASIDGQLMLWDLNRQCFLRELPLKGPVDCAQINNVTGEIAVCRGNRITLYSLNGAVLLEQVVCESSDDTTLACVFYEGVGDEWQERELVFTGHKRGVVNVWSKIIRNGRFELELIRQLHHIDNNRDNGANIAAGISCIQAFPQVVYTGDEAGRVYEWSCVQRR